GGAACAGAAAAAACCCTGAAATTGTACAGGAAATTAATCCAAGATAAAATGGATCGCGATTAACTGCTAATTGGCTTTTCCTGTGAAATTAAAAAGTTTTCTCTTCTTATCGATTTTTCTTTTTTTTAATCCGCAAAATATATCCGCACAACAAAATAATACTAAGGTTAAAGCAGGGTTCGAATCTGGTAGAATAAATACAGAACGTTTTGGAGACGGCCTTTTTTTCAGACCTTTTGTAAAAATAAACGGGCGCAAAAAATTTAATAAATCTCTTCTTAAGATTAAGGCTCATGCCTCGTCTGAAATTATGAATTTGCAAAACAACGTTCGTGGAATACACCTATTGGCAAATATTGAATATGCCATTAATATTGGACGTGGAATTTTTTTGATAAGCGGGGCTGCCAAAAACCAGGTTCATTTTATTCAATCCCAAAAGAAACAACAGTTTAACGAAATTAATTTAAGATTCCGTTATTCACATAATTTATCGAAGATGTTTTCATTGCAGTTTAAAGAGCAGTTTATTTTCCGTGAGCAAAAAGGAGCTTCAAAAAATGCTTTATCTAAAAACATTTTGCAATCAGATTTGGGAATAAAAACTAAATCGGGAAGTATTTTGAAACTGGGCTTTTTTTATGAAAAAAATGCTTTTGATTACCAGCAAACTAAAATTATAGAACATACACGATCCGGACCATCATTGGAGTATAATCATAAAAAACGATTTATTTTAAACTTAGCTTATAAATATGGGTTCTTTCAAAATAGTATAGTGCGTGACCAGCAAATAAATGTTCTGGCAGGAAAATATCTAACTCGTAAAGTGTCGGTTTTCTTTTTTGTCTATTACCTGTGGCGAATAAAGGAAGGTATTAACTCGGATAAGCTTGAATACAATCCATTGGAAAGTTATAACAATGTTTCATTGAAACTGGGCTATGATCTAAAAGATAAAACGCATCTTTACAGTAAGCTACTCCATGAAGAGCAGGAAATTTTTCAGCGTGGCAGTAAACTGTCTACTTTCCAGGTTATGCTGGGCGTACAGCAAAGCTTTTGATTGAGAATTGTAAGATTGATGATTGAAAGATTGGATCTTTCTATTAAATGAGAATTTACTTTGTATGTTGGATAATTCATAAAATACAAAGTTGAGGATGGTACGAAGTCGCCATTGGAAAAATAGAGTAAAATCCTCTGTGATCTCTGCGGTAAATAAATAATCTTTTCAACACTTCTTACTTTAAAATTTCATTAATTTTCTGCAGCTCTTCATCCGAAAAAGCCAGATTATCCAAAGCTGCAACACAATCCTCAATTTGCTCAACTTTGCTTGCACCGATTATAGTTGAAGTCATGCCGGTTAAACGCAGGTTCCAGGCAAGCGCCATTTGGGCCAGAGTTTGTCCACGCTTTACAGCCAACTTGTTCAGGGCATTTACAATGGCCAGTTTTTTTACGCTGATATCTGCTTCGCTGAGGTAACCATGTTCTTTTGCTGCACGTGAGTTGGCCGGGATGCCGCCAAGGTATTTGTTGGTTAGCAGGCCTTGGGCCAACGGAGAAAAAGAAATACAGCCAATGCCATCATGATCCAAAACCTTCATTAAATCCTTTTCAACCCAGCGCTCAAACATGTTGTACTTGGGTTGATGAATAAGGCAGGGTGTTCCAAGTTTCTTAAGAATTTTTGAAGCCTGTTTTGTTTGCTCTGCATTATAGGAAGAAATCCCAACATAAAGAGCTTTCCCGGAACGTACAATCTGATCAAGCGCAGACATGGTTTCCAATAATGGCGTTTCCGGATCGGGGCGGTGATGGTAGAAAATATCCACATAATCCAACCCCATTCTTTTCAGGCTTTGGTCCAGGCTGGCAATCAGGTATTTACGCGACCCAAAATCGCCATAAGGCCCGGGCCACATATCCCAGCCGGCTTTGCTGGAAATTATCAGTTCATCACGGTGGCTATTAAAATCTTCTTTCAGGATTTTTCCAAAATTGCTCTCCGCACTTCCCGGCGCCGGACCGTAATTATTTGCCAGGTCAAAATGGGTAATACCTAAGTCAAATGATTTGTGGATCATTTTTCTGCCGGTTTCAAAATCATCCACATCGCCAAAGTTATGCCATAAACCAAGGGAAATGGCCGGCAGTTTTAAGCCGCTTTTTCCACAGCGGTTGTAAGGCATGTTTGCATAACGGGATGGATTGGGATTGTAGGTCATTTGGTTTCCTTTTTAAAAGAGATTGTCCTGGCAATAACTTATGTATTTTTGGAATAACATAAAAAAAATGTTAAAATAAAAATCCCGCCTGTAAAAAGGCGGGATTAACGGAAACCTGTCTGCTTTGTCTCTCGTCGAAAAGAATTCAATAGGCAGGTTTTCTTATTTTATTAGAAGCATACGTTTTATCTCTGAAAATCTTTTACCACTTTCCAATCCTTTGGCAGTAAACCTGTAAATATATATGCCGCTTGACAGATTTGAACCATCAAAAATTGATGTAAAATGTCCGCTTTCTTTATTACCTTCCTCAAGTGTTGCAATTTCTTTTCCTCGTATATTAAAAACCTTAAGAGAAATATCACTTAACTCAGGCAATGAAAATGATATTTTTGTTTCAGGATTAAAAGGATTTGGATAATTATGACTAAGTGAATATTTGTCAACTATTGTAATTTCATCACGATTTTCACTAATTTTCCAGAAATAATTTGTTGTACCTTCGATTTCATCTTCATTACTGTATAATGATAATTTCCCCTGAGAATCATAAGCTTGTACCTTGTAATGTATTGTAAACTCAGGATCAAACTTACCGGGCTGTTCAACTGTTACATCTGTCCAGGAGTGAGTTGTTAAAGAGGAGTTATGAGTTACTGTGGCAACCACAGCCCATCCCGTTTCTCCTTCTATCATTTTAGATATTTTATAA
This Calditrichota bacterium DNA region includes the following protein-coding sequences:
- the mgrA gene encoding L-glyceraldehyde 3-phosphate reductase encodes the protein MTYNPNPSRYANMPYNRCGKSGLKLPAISLGLWHNFGDVDDFETGRKMIHKSFDLGITHFDLANNYGPAPGSAESNFGKILKEDFNSHRDELIISSKAGWDMWPGPYGDFGSRKYLIASLDQSLKRMGLDYVDIFYHHRPDPETPLLETMSALDQIVRSGKALYVGISSYNAEQTKQASKILKKLGTPCLIHQPKYNMFERWVEKDLMKVLDHDGIGCISFSPLAQGLLTNKYLGGIPANSRAAKEHGYLSEADISVKKLAIVNALNKLAVKRGQTLAQMALAWNLRLTGMTSTIIGASKVEQIEDCVAALDNLAFSDEELQKINEILK